The following are from one region of the Pelagibius sp. CAU 1746 genome:
- the lptC gene encoding LPS export ABC transporter periplasmic protein LptC translates to MAETVVHSSPATARGGAKAPPPPPRNDDRGRQPPRLSGRNSYSLFVSSMKLVLPALAAGLVLLVIAWPQLMPDVSRSGLDFAKIARDHAKTLNMLNARYSGVDENNQPFTVAADLATQSPENEDMVELQHPKADIETAEGDLVALSARVGHYDRKAETLDLTGKVHLTHDKGFDIVTEEATIDLNDGSAAGDAAVSGAGPSGELESEGFRLRERGQIIVFTGKSRLLIYPEAKEKLSEGKGAAGPAEEVTKPQEATQ, encoded by the coding sequence GTGGCGGAAACCGTGGTCCACTCCTCTCCCGCGACGGCGCGCGGCGGCGCGAAGGCACCGCCGCCCCCGCCGCGCAACGACGACCGGGGGCGCCAGCCGCCCCGCCTGTCCGGGCGGAACAGCTACAGTCTTTTCGTCAGCTCCATGAAGCTGGTGCTGCCGGCGCTGGCCGCCGGCCTGGTGCTGCTGGTCATCGCCTGGCCGCAGCTCATGCCGGACGTCAGCCGCTCGGGCCTCGACTTCGCGAAGATCGCCCGCGACCATGCCAAGACCCTGAACATGCTGAACGCCCGCTACAGCGGCGTGGACGAGAACAACCAGCCCTTCACCGTCGCCGCCGACCTGGCCACCCAGTCGCCGGAAAACGAGGACATGGTGGAGCTGCAGCACCCCAAGGCCGACATCGAGACCGCCGAGGGCGACCTCGTGGCGCTTTCCGCGCGTGTCGGGCACTACGACCGCAAAGCGGAAACCCTGGATCTGACCGGCAAGGTGCATCTGACCCACGACAAGGGCTTCGACATCGTCACCGAGGAGGCGACCATCGACCTGAACGACGGCTCGGCCGCCGGAGATGCCGCGGTCAGCGGCGCCGGCCCTTCCGGCGAGCTGGAGTCCGAGGGTTTCCGCCTGCGCGAACGCGGCCAGATCATCGTCTTCACCGGCAAGAGCCGGCTGCTCATCTACCCGGAGGCCAAGGAAAAATTGTCAGAAGGAAAAGGCGCCGCGGGCCCCGCCGAAGAAGTGACCAAGCCCCAGGAGGCGACCCAATGA
- a CDS encoding LptA/OstA family protein produces MTAAPRLAVRPPLLPAEGALLAAALTGALAIALAAGLASVPLRPAAAQTTAAELRESDQPLEINAEDGIEWNRNDKTYVARGNARAASGEVEVLADVLTAYYREREEKSDGEDSLFSQGGGSEIYLLEASGNVRINSPEGTVFGDKGQYKLAEKVFIMTGDDLRLVSEEDVVTARDSLEYWEGQRKAVARGKAHATHEDKQIKADVLTANFEENASGNLEVRRIDAAGNVEIMTAKEYARGREGVYYVDRELATLAGDVKITQGENQLDGDYAEVNMATGVSRLLGAPPGSKEKPRQVKALVLPRATKEAEEKASGQDAPEAGGTQ; encoded by the coding sequence ATGACCGCCGCACCGCGCCTGGCGGTTCGACCGCCTTTGCTTCCGGCGGAGGGCGCCTTGCTGGCCGCCGCTCTGACGGGCGCGCTGGCCATCGCGCTGGCCGCCGGCCTCGCCTCCGTGCCGCTGCGCCCGGCGGCCGCGCAGACGACGGCCGCCGAGCTGCGCGAAAGCGACCAGCCGCTGGAGATCAACGCCGAGGACGGCATCGAGTGGAACCGCAACGACAAGACCTATGTCGCACGCGGCAACGCCCGCGCCGCCAGCGGCGAGGTCGAAGTGCTGGCCGACGTCCTGACCGCCTATTACCGGGAGCGCGAGGAGAAGTCGGACGGCGAGGACTCGCTCTTCTCCCAGGGCGGCGGCAGCGAGATCTACCTGCTGGAAGCCTCCGGCAACGTGCGCATCAATTCCCCGGAGGGCACGGTCTTCGGCGACAAGGGGCAGTACAAACTGGCCGAGAAGGTCTTCATCATGACCGGCGACGATCTGCGCCTGGTCAGCGAGGAGGACGTGGTGACGGCGCGCGACAGCCTGGAATACTGGGAGGGCCAGCGCAAGGCCGTGGCCCGGGGCAAGGCGCATGCGACCCACGAGGACAAGCAGATCAAGGCCGACGTCCTGACCGCCAACTTCGAGGAGAACGCCAGCGGCAATCTCGAAGTCCGGCGCATCGACGCCGCCGGCAACGTCGAGATCATGACCGCGAAGGAATACGCGCGCGGGCGCGAAGGCGTGTATTATGTAGACCGCGAGTTGGCGACCCTGGCGGGCGACGTGAAGATCACCCAGGGCGAGAACCAGTTGGACGGCGACTACGCGGAGGTCAACATGGCGACGGGCGTCAGCAGGCTGCTTGGCGCACCGCCGGGCAGCAAGGAGAAGCCCAGGCAGGTGAAGGCCCTGGTGCTGCCGCGCGCGACCAAGGAAGCGGAAGAGAAAGCTTCCGGCCAGGACGCGCCGGAGGCGGGCGGCACCCAGTAG
- the lptB gene encoding LPS export ABC transporter ATP-binding protein, with product MVTDNVGLMAVNLGKSFKKRPVLRGVTLSLQRGEAVGLLGPNGAGKTTCFYIVTGLISPDYGWVTLDGHDITDMPMYRRARLGIGYLPQEASIFRGLTVEQNIRGVLEVIEPVREKREVALENLLAEFSITHLRRTPAVALSGGERRRVEIARALASQPAFILLDEPLAGIDPIAVGDIRDLVSHLKDRGIGVLITDHNVRETLEIVDRAYIIHDGVVLMEGAPDEIVAHEDVRRVYLGERFSL from the coding sequence CTGGTCACCGACAACGTCGGCCTGATGGCGGTCAACCTGGGCAAGAGCTTCAAGAAGCGCCCGGTGCTGCGCGGCGTCACCCTGTCGCTGCAGCGCGGCGAGGCGGTCGGCCTGCTGGGGCCCAACGGCGCCGGCAAGACCACCTGTTTCTACATCGTCACCGGCCTCATCTCGCCCGACTATGGCTGGGTCACGCTGGACGGCCACGACATCACCGACATGCCGATGTACCGCCGCGCCCGGCTGGGCATCGGCTACCTGCCGCAGGAGGCCTCCATCTTCCGCGGCCTGACCGTGGAGCAGAACATCCGCGGCGTGCTGGAGGTCATCGAGCCGGTCCGCGAGAAGCGCGAAGTGGCGCTGGAGAACCTGCTGGCCGAATTTTCCATCACCCATCTGCGGCGCACCCCGGCGGTGGCGCTGTCGGGCGGCGAGCGGCGGCGCGTCGAGATCGCCCGCGCCCTGGCCTCGCAGCCGGCCTTCATCCTGCTGGACGAACCCCTGGCCGGCATCGACCCCATCGCTGTGGGTGACATCCGCGACTTGGTCTCTCACCTGAAGGACCGCGGCATCGGTGTGCTGATCACCGATCATAACGTGCGCGAAACGCTGGAGATCGTCGACCGTGCCTACATCATCCACGACGGCGTGGTGTTGATGGAGGGCGCGCCCGACGAGATCGTCGCGCACGAGGATGTCCGCCGCGTTTACCTGGGCGAAAGGTTTAGCCTCTAA